A window of Phaseolus vulgaris cultivar G19833 chromosome 4, P. vulgaris v2.0, whole genome shotgun sequence genomic DNA:
ACCAATTCCATCGTCACCAGGGATACCCTTTTGTCTATTCAGCTTTATCTCACTCTTCAACTGTGTCCGTCGTAGGTGAAACCCTTCTTCTGCTCTCTATGCCATTCCCACAGGTATGATTCGCCGTTTCCTGATTCAAAGCATGCGTTTTTATTGCTGCTCTTGTGATTTTTTCATGTGgggttttcttttttaattttggtgAATTATGGGTGTGGAGAATTTTGCGGGACTTTGGATCTGTGTCTTAATTCTTTATTGGAGTGtttgattttggtgttttgggtAGATCTTGTGGTTTTTGTTGATGGGGTGTTTGTCGGATTTTACTTGAATTGAGTTCATTTATGCGTTGCTATTTAATTGGGCGGATCTGGTCTTTATAGGGCATTGGATTTGTTAGTTTTTGGTTGGTTGCAAATTGAATTGTGGGAGAAATAAAAATGTCGTTTTGTGCTCTTGTATATGAAAAACAACAAATCAATCGCAGTGAAGATAAATAATTGGCGTCATGTATGGTGGGTGTTTTTGTTTAGGCCAGCAATTGAATCTTGTTCATGCTTTTTTGTCATTCATTAAAGGACGAGCTAGGTTATGTATGTTTTAGTTAAGTGTTTGTTATTTCATTTTGGATTTAGGTTGTTAGGTGGGTGTGGTGTTGGTGGATGGTGAATTTATAATGAATTGGCTAATAGTATCTCAAATGCATGTTCACATTGTGATAAGGTGTTTAGCTGCTTTTGAATCATtcgttaatttttatttaggaCTGATATAGAATGAAATGTGTGACGTATAGATGTAACTATTATCTCTTAAAATGAAATTTCGATCCCGCCAAACACCTTTCATTTCTCAACCAAGTCATTAGGGTATACAATTCAGTGCTCGATGCAGTATTTGCTATTAaacttggctaagtcttgttgccgttttatattttttcatgaaaaaaagtaattttgttAGTCTTAAAATGTTTATACATGCAGTTTCTGAAGATCTTAGTCTAACCATCCATGCTTAATATGACAATTCAAATTTAGTTGTTCCACTTGATTATGTGTTGTTTTTGTTCTTACGACATATTCATGTTGTTGTTGGTTTTTGTGTTTCCTTTTGCTATTGTAgtatctttatttatttgtttgggGCTGTGTATGATTCACTATCTGTAATTGAGTCGTGTCTCTATGTTTTTGTGAGCACTTACagattttgatgatttgcatgcTCTTTGTAGCTTACTCTGCAGTTGGGAAGGGTGTATCCGAACACGAGTGTAATTGCAGCATACGGATTTATTAATAGTCTTGTAGATCTATTGGCTTTTTCAGGATGGGCAAGTGCAAGGGTTGTGGGAAGTTAGGAAGAATGAGGCCAAGTCATATGAGTGCTTATGAATTTTCTCTGATGCTGGCTCCTGTTGTTTCTGTTTGGGATTGCATAGTTCGCAAAATGAGGTACTCCTACAGACCTGAGTGGGTGTAGTGGTTGGCAACGTATCAATAGTATTAGTCCTGATACTTCAACTAATTAGAACATATTTAGCATATTAGGGAAAGAGTGGAAAAGAATTacacaaaaagaaaaatgtatacAGCTCTAAAGAAATTCACTTGAAGGAACTCTCAAAGACATCACTTTAGTTTTACTATTTAGGTGCAGTAAATTCTATGGATACCATGGCATGTAATAAAGGGCAACATGTGAGAAAGGCGAAGAAGAAGCAGGTGAAAGACGAATTGGATCGTCTGAAACAGgctgagaagaagaagaggcgCTTGGAAAAAGCTCTTGCTACTTCTGCAGCTATTATTTCTGAACTGGAgaaaaagaaacagaaaaagaaagaagagcAGCAGAGACTCGACGAAGAGGGTGCTGCTATTGCTGAGGCTGTTGCTCTGCATGTTTTACTCGATGAAGACTCAGACGATTCCTGTAAGGTTGTGATAGATAATGGTGAGTGCAAGACCTGGAACTGCAGCCAAAATCTCGGCATCTCTATTGGTGGAGAGAGTACTTGCTTTCCTCATCTAGATGGTGGCAGATGGTCTTTTGAAAGAGTGGGTTGGGTCTCTGATGCATACAGATATGGTTGCAAGTGGGGTGGTGGTGAAAATGGAGAATGGTCATTCTCATCAGACCCTTTTGAGAAAAATGTTCACGAACCAGTATATGAAGGTGCAGGATGGGGACCTGCTGGTTTCTCTGCTGATCTCATAGCAGCACAAGCAGTTTCAGCACTGCAGATTGCTGAGGAGGCAGATGAAGATAGGATTCTGTTTTAAGTTTTAAGGGCATGCTGAGGTGATAGAAATTAAGAATGACAGAAACTGAGAATAACTGTTTGTGGTGGTGACTGGATGAAGTCTTTTGCTGTTTTGATTGAAGATATGCGTGTATATATATGTTATAATTATGAGTCTTGTCCATGTCAAACACTTTCTGCATCAGTTGTGATTGAAATGTTGCAGCAGTGTGACCAAtgttttattattgattatctTTTAACTTTATGTTAATGTGAGGCTTCTAATTTCCTGTGTGGAATGACCTTTTGAACTGAtttcaaaaaatacaaaaacagcAGTGGACCCTCACCATTTTTATACTACTACCATGTGCCTCTTCGATTATGTTATCACTTTCAGCTTTGCCAATTTGATAATGACCTCTCCCCTATCTAATCTATCTAATATCTAtacaaagtggatttaatctttttatattttaaaaacatgttGCTTTTGTACATTTTATAAGTGTCGAATTGCTTTTTTACACTTTGAGATGACCATTAAATTAAGAACGGATTactaagattatttttttatgggcTTGTTGAGGGATTGTGACCTCGATGCAAATTGCATATCATCagaaataatgattaattatatcAGGAATTTTGAAGGACCAAACATTATTTAACTTATAATCTTTCGCTAAACATTAATTAAGTTTCGTATTCATAGGGATAAAGCAAATTTTAATTAAGACCGATGTAAAAATgacttttttataattaattaacgTAAAATAAGTCATTCTTTACTTCCGTATTTACGTTGGTTCTAGTAGTGACGGAATTTGATCCAATTAACCAATGTGGAAAGATTGTTTTGAAGAAGATACTATGTTTATTGGCTTGTTTAAGGGACTTCTCCCTAGTATAGCCTAAATAAGTCTTGTAGTGAGGTTCCTTGATGTTTtaataagaaatttaaatattttatccttttcggtagtttaaaatatatattttttatgttgtgtttgCATTTGGATGATAACTATTTATTCTAATGGCTTtgagagatttttttttctttgaattcATCATCAGTGATAAAATACGAGTGTGGAAAGGTGAGAAAAGTGAAGAAATAATACTTTATTCTTAAGTGAAAAAATGGTGCGAAGACCAGTTGACTGTGAAATTGTCCTTCACTTTACATTGTGTATGAGTAATCAATAGTCATGCATGCAAGTAAAAAAACACTGGGAATAGTCGGTTTGTTACTTCTATcgattatattttaaaatgaattacaCAATAATTATATACTTGAGACATAATTGATTACGTACAAGTATAATTGATTACATACTTTCTActgttttattcttaaaaggcataataattaatattcacTAAGACGTGACATGTAACCACCTAGTATTTCATCAatactaaaaattaattatctttaCATATAGTAATCATCTTAACATGTCAAAAAAATCAACCTTTCAGTTAGTAACTGAAACATTGTTAGTATTACTTGATTATACGCCCATAAGCCTATAAATACCATTTTAGGGAGTACTTTCCACTCATTCAATACTTTCATTTAAAATTCACTTATATTCTCTTAAATTCTTATTAATTTGGGTGTCAAAAAGTCTTCTCCAGATGAAATCTTACTCGGCTTTATTCACTAAAGCTTGGCAATCCTTCAAGACAGAGATTGATGAACCTGATCAACTCAGATTCACcccacgaacttaaccaagtggttaagtaagtgtgaaagttcacttctaaagggcaaagagaaaaacaaaattatatggtGACAATGATGCAATGGTGCGGAATTGAAGAGAATAAGACAAAGATAACCAACAATTTAAGAGACAAACATGAAAGTATAAAGAGGAATAAAATGGAGGGCacaaagaaagataaaaagaggAAGAGTTTAAGAGAGCTTATGGAAGAAAGAAATATGACACACCACTTGGAGAAGAGCGAACTCCAAGATGAGTGCTGCAAAGAGccacttgagatattacccacccaagataagaccaaaaaatgagagctcacaagtctcacaaaatcactcctgcagagtttctttactattcaaCTTCAATGTGTCAATACATGGAGGAAGGaaccctttatataggaaggAGTGACATGGAGGGTAAAATGAATGAGAGGTAGAAAAGGAAGGGGAGAGGGGCTgcctagggtgttgaccatggtcaaaaccGCACCTTAGGCATACCTTCTAGAACAATTTTGCTAAGTACACTCTTATTTATGCTATGTAAACCTACTCtagtttattcttctatttggacccctaaagtgaaccaaatttatttacaaacattttttcttgtaagaagaccaaaagaaaGAACATCTGATGCTTTGGTTTATGCCCaattcttcttctgctgaggtCCTTTCGACATTTGATGGGGCTTTGTCTTGGATGCTGAGATGACTTATCAAAGTGTGAAGTGTCTCTtgtgtccttggtcatcttcttgacTATTTGGGTTGTATCAACACTCGAGCGCTTTCAACCGAACTAACCCATCCAAACCTTTGCTAATTTGCTCCTTATAATGATGTACCACAACCATGGTCCTCGCTACTATGACCTCGACCTCGTCTAAGCTATTCATGGGACCCACATAATTAAGAAGACCGAATATTATATTGATAGTTGTCATTTGACAGTCAAATTAAAGTGATTCCAGTGTAGTCTGTCTAATGTAGTGATAGTCTGTCAAACGCCAAAAAGATGACAGTATAATTGTGGTAAGATGACCCTAAGTTATCTCCCAACAAATCCAATAGTGAAATCAATAAATCAATATTCAAAATCTGTATGCAAACAAGAAAAGTTAACAAtgacaataaagataaaaagttttttttttttaaatttgtttaacaacaaacataaaataaattattaaaatagaaaataaaaaacgaTTGATCGCAAAGTTCTTTCACCATTGAATTcctaaaaaattatctaaatattatTATCCTTAAATTATCCCACAGAGCTAAACCATATTGAGCATGTGTCAATCTAATTCAACTTGAATCTCACTagtaaaacatgcgtctactTGTTTAATCAGCACCCAAttcccactttgttccatgcgtatacacCATGTGAGACTCTGATTTGGATGACATTCCTTAGCTTTTTCTTccaatgaaaaaggaaacaaatgcatataaacattttcaatatCACCTGATTGAAAACCTATTGTgcccaccaattcataaaatgtagcTAAATGTGTATATGGATCCTCATGATTCATTATTGTAAATTGATGGGTACTGATGAGACTAAGGAAAGCAGGTTTCATCTTCAAGGCCTTGGTGGTAGTAGGTATTGCAATGCTAAAAAAATGCCTTGGCCCTTGGTGCATGccataatctccaagtgtcctCTTAGCAGATGGTGTTTGCTCTTCTACCATGTTGTTTTCCTCCTGAAAAATATTACTGGGAAAAGAAGTGGTTGAGGATTCCTCTCTAGTGTCTCCTCGCCTctcttttgtctttgtttttctatttcttttagtTGCCCTTTCAATCTCtacttcaaataataattggtTTTTGGGAATTTGACCCCTCGATATCATATAAGATAGTTAATTCGAGGGTTAACACAAGAATTCACTAGTAGTAGcaaaatagttattttaaattaaaaataaacataataaaataaattcaaattaaatatgaaaataaaataaaagaaaataaattaaaacaacatGAACACTTTTTTACGACAAATGCACCATGTTGTTAGAATTAaaaatttgtccctaaggacggatattgaACCCACAAGAAACAATAGAATAATAAGgtaaaagattcactaaatataaaaacagaataataaaagtatGTTTAGGGTTGTTATGATGgtaatgattaataagaaaacaaatcaaagagtttgttgtttcaattggaaaaatagggattggagtttatctttctcactcttttgtattttgattagcatgacaatattgtttcctttgattgatattgatgcccgtataaaaatcatttatattgattcctcacatttaaaattattaagatgcttcctaaatatcgattcctcgcatatttataaaaacaacttatccTTAAGATCAGATGTTGatattaacatttcaaatctattcctaccatttaaatatgttaagtattatcatttaggtcagaaccttaaaagtactttccagtcaaatttaagattctagatcatggtaaaccaagcattacaaacaaaagaactataccaatcatcaatcaagaacataatattatttttatatatcacATCAATAatcataagagtttgaacaaattactcacAATCCCAAAgagtagaattagccacacatgatgACTGTTACAAGCAGGGAGAGCATGAAAAAaagatccaggatgtttctccttgacatCTGCCTCCTCTAATGTTTCTCACACCTTATATtttcccaattgggttacaattcactcaatgttgttttcctctcaatcctGCACAtctagggttgtgcctctagccctctatttaacCTAAATGACTTGGGTTAAGtggattctcgctcaagcgagatagAGCTCGCTTGAACGAGTAAAACGTCAAAACACCCAACACTGCTGGAGCAATCTCATTCAAGCGAGAATGAgcttgcttgagcgagatacCCTGATGATGATGAGGTGAGCTTGTGTGAGCTCGGTGCGTGCCGGGGCCTTCCAGCTTTAGCTTATATTATTCTCCTTTTGCCCAATCATCTCCGTTCTCCCATAGTatcctgaaattaacaaaaaaaaaaatgggaataaattgttcttattcaaattaaaatcacaaaatatgtaaaaaggtataaattcataaattaggggttattttatacttattttagtaattagtactcataagtgcctatattttcatataaaatattactgaaatttggcATTTATCAATTTGAAGATTTGAATTATCTAATtctttatttcagatttttttttcctgtgTTAATTCAAAAGAAACAACTTGggttaaaaacacaaaattaacagaaataataattaaggcTCAAATAAACCCACTtagaagaatattaattaaaatagtgGATTTATTCATGATTACTCTCCAAGAATCTATGACTAAAGTTATTAAGTGTTAATAGAATTATGCTCTTCACATATGAGTTCGGGAACCCTCCATCGAACTACACTTGGTTTGTCTACATCCCAACGCGACATAGAGGGTTGGAGCCCGGTGGAGAGATGCTTGAGCCAAAGAGCCTGACCACTCTTTCCATGATAAATCACTCTATAAGGAATTGGAGAGCGTGACTCGAAAGAAGTCGGCACCTTTGTCACAACAAGTCCATTCGTTGGAGTAATCATCGAGGTAGTTTTTTTTAGTAACTACTCGAGTAACAATAATAGGTAGGGATGACAATGCAAGACAAACCATTCGGGTCGGCCCGCTAGCAAAAAGCACGGAGTGGTCTCACTAATCCAACTCGCTTAAGCCTGCCTTGCATAATCTGCAACCCGCGCCGACCAACAACAGGGTGATTTGGCCCGCTGACCCgcgtaaaaaatatataaataatcattaaattttaaaccctaaaccccaaGCTGCACGTAACATCTCATTTTCCCCAATTCAAACCTAATTAGGTATCCACCTATGCCTTGCCTCCGCATCTGTGTTCGCTCCGCCATCACGTCCGCGCACGCTCCACACGTCCTCCACTCCATCCAACTTCCCCGCAACTCCGACGACGCCCTCCTCAATCGTCCTCTTCAAGtttgtttttttctcttgtGAGATTGTATTAGATgtatgtttttctttgatttataatattaaataagacCAAAAAAATTGTGGCATATTAATTATGGGGAAAAATATGAATTACTATATGTTTTGTTTGTGTTATCATTCTtggatatattattattaataaaaagataaatatttatgtttacaAATCCTATTTTACAAATTGATCATATATATAAGTTATAATTGATGGAAAAATCtttctcataaaaaaaatgatggatggacaaatattttataaatcacTCACATTTTGGACAAGATCTTAATTTGCAAATTGGAATGGATGAGGAATGTACTAACATGCTCCTTTGTGAATATGAAATTGAGAAAGATGATATTGAAAAACAATATGAAATTGTTGAAcctgaaaaaaagaaaagagataaGGCTAGCACCTCTGATTGTTGGAGGTATTTTACTAGATTGGGGAGGGTAAGGATGGAAAAGAAAGGGCAAGGTGCGATAGTTGCAACAAATATTAAATGTTCGTTGTTGTTCACAcgtattaaatttaattgttcaagaaggattaaaggtgtttggtgaTGCTTTAGACCAAATTagaaataacataaaatatgcGAGGGGTTCAAAAAGTAGTATGGTGAAATTCAAACAATGCCTTGAAAGGTTTAGTGATATTGATGCATAATGTGGTTTTTGTCTTGATGTCCCTACAAGATGAAACTTTACTTACTTGAATATTAAAAGGGCTCTTAAATATCAACGTGTTTTTGGAAGCTTGCACTTGGTTGATGAATCTTATAAATATTGCCCTTCAGAGGAAGAGTGAGAGAGAACTGAAAAAATTTGTAGGTTCTTGTTACCCTTTTTATGATATCACTAACTTGATTTCTGCTACAATTATCCTACTTCCAACTTGTCTTTTTTACAAGTTTGAAAAATTCAATGTTTGTTTATGGAAAATGTGAAATATGAGGATGCACTAATTAAGAACTTGGCTAAATTGATGATAGTAAAATTTGAGAAATATTGGGATGAATATAGTGTTGTACTTCAATTTGGCGCAATTTTAGACCCAAGGATAACGTTAGAAATATTGGGTTTTTGCTTTGAAAAAATTGATTCACTTACTTGGGAACTGAAATTGGAAAATATCAAGGAAAAAATATACAAACTTTTTGCATAATATCCTACCAAAGGTTTGACAACATCATCAAATGTTCAAAAGTATAAGCAAGTTCAATCTTCATCCTCATCTATTTTTaaatcaagttttttttatgcaaGTTGTTTACTTTAATGCACTTTAATTCATTTttcgtttttgtttttgttgtagCTGTTCATTGTACATGTTACTAACTTATTACATAATAATAGGAATTAAAAATGTGCAATATTCAAGTAGTTAATAAAGTTGGAAGGACACAACTTAACACTTATTAGGATGAACGAAAtttgtgttgaaccaagtggtgttcaatgttttgaagaatccaaatcctttgaaggatgatgaagcctctgctttgcttgatgctgttgtgctggtttaagctttgttctgggatAATTCAATGctgtaatcaacccttagattaaatctcaaagcaattagcatctcaatttttatcaaagcaaaatgtttttcaaactaagttgaaacaaccgattgttatgtcgaaacaaccgattgtttacacttaggtgttttgagaaagtttgaaaattgtttttgaatggtgattttgttaagtaacaaaacaaccgattgattcgaggaaacaatcgattgtttgttttaaaaccataacagaaaaactgttttctttgactgagctttaaatgctttaactgaatacgctccagtcattaaatgctttgaccaatctattttaaatgcaattaagagtttgttaagatttgataacaaactatattcttagatatattctgaaaaactgtttttatgttttaaggatcttaaaacaaagttttgatctaagagtttttcaaagagttctgagattgcaaaagtgttgagagattgatcaaggtgctgaataggattttacttgtattgatttcagatattcatctgtaacaagtgtaatctttgtaaactactgaacaattcgtgtgtgtgttttgctgagattggctgtgtgttcttgaggtgttcaatatcagcaatcttagtgttggccaaggagagtgtgtttcttgaggtgttcaaggtcattctcttggttgtgttgtaagtgatcaagtggtgattacttagtggatatcctcagggtttctgagaagactggatgtagctcttgtttggagtgaaccagtataaacaactgtgtacaatttctctatccctatctctttaatttagttttgttattttggaactggtataaacaaccgattgtttcgctaaaacaaccgattgtttttccagctttatgcttttgctgtttgttttggaaaaattgaatccttaatcaaggttctttcaaagtattttcattctaaggttaaaagtttgcgaaaatatttcttaaacaattcacaccctctctcgtttaaggccatatattctaacaatttgGATTTTGACTTTTTAGAGTAAATGGATGTGTTGGAATGGTGGAAAAATAATAGTCAACGCTTTTCTGATCTTGCTTTAATGGCAAGAGATTTTTTGAGCATCTCTATAACCACAATTGCATCAAAATTTGCATTTAGCAATGGTTCTCGAATTCTTAACAAGTATAGGAATCGTCTTTTGCCTGAAAATGTGGAAGCAATAGTTTGTACTTCAAGTTGGAAGCATGAATTTTCTAATGATAATTCGTTATTTTAATTGATcctatttttattgtattatttttatttaaaattaataacttcATCGTCATTGTTTTAGTGTATGCAAATGACGCGGAAGATTATTATAATTATCTAAAAGTTGATGAAGGTTCTTCTAAGATTGCATTCCATGTTCTTGAAATCGAAGAataataatgtttttgaattgaCTATGCTTGATGTAATGGTGTAGTTTTGTTTCATGTTATTTTGGTTGAattcctttatatttttttatcttaattaaatgaattgaaacatgaatgaaattttaattttccagcagcaaataggtttttttataattattttcctTATGTAGGCTGGCATGCAGGCCCGTGTGGGCTACCCCTTTTGCGAGACGGGCTAGTGAAATGAGCATGCATTCCTTATGCAAAGCGGGCAAACGCAAGACGGGTCAGCATACATTGTCATCCCTATTAACAGGCTCATTAGGAGTTGTCACCCCAATCGAGGGACCCTTAGACGTTCATTGAGTTTTCTTTGTCGTCGATGTGCTTGCCTCTTTGGAGATGTGCACTTTTGGGCGTTTGCTCTGGTTTTGTACATCATATTTTCTAAAATCGAGCAATTCATAATCATTTGTAGACTTTGCTCTAGACTTGGCCAATAACTTCTTCAAATCAAATCTTTTACCTATAACCTCTgcaaaagaaacaaaagaatTTAGTAAAATACCATAAACAGAATAAAAACACTAGTTTACAATGTGCATTACCTATGAAGAAGGCGGTTGGATCCTCGACAAAAAGGGACATTGAGGAGGCCTTTACAATTTATAGGGTAAGATATTCCTTAATAATTTTGACATTTCTTCTTTCATACgaatcaaaatccgtatgtaaaatcaacattacatacagatttttacATACAGAATGATTAAATTCTGTATGT
This region includes:
- the LOC137837587 gene encoding uncharacterized protein, translated to MDTMACNKGQHVRKAKKKQVKDELDRLKQAEKKKRRLEKALATSAAIISELEKKKQKKKEEQQRLDEEGAAIAEAVALHVLLDEDSDDSCKVVIDNGECKTWNCSQNLGISIGGESTCFPHLDGGRWSFERVGWVSDAYRYGCKWGGGENGEWSFSSDPFEKNVHEPVYEGAGWGPAGFSADLIAAQAVSALQIAEEADEDRILF